A single genomic interval of Xiphophorus couchianus chromosome 2, X_couchianus-1.0, whole genome shotgun sequence harbors:
- the mapk8ip2 gene encoding C-Jun-amino-terminal kinase-interacting protein 2 isoform X1: MADRAEMFSLSTFHSLSPPGCRPSHDISLEEFDDEDLSEITDDCGIGLNYDSDPYEKDSLILEKSDMHHPVCSFQDDFQEFEMIDDEDEDEEDEEDEEEEVDPDAPPSPSASPPPSPILGTLKSRPTTLNLTTAVSQDSLNNNSSLSPKKGSWQDSLRNPTSQGRLSPTHSCLEDGSHVTGQCRASPLSQAPGLQSKGTPPKQAGEGGNPQSPHRPLLCDLEGNRRERPEYGSFGQHKSNPCPSEFTDSKADPTIQTARVPSVDEHSQCSDTEVDHDLNSDHNHKHSNRRATDTYTITSESGMEPENDPDPDGTSHCLSSTAPMGGNEGADTPLSDEELEKDFEVEFMCKEAYDMVCKENPSSYVEFPSIEPSEPASFSSYHSSRSEAPDQSNHSDTQTASAVEPEANDSTSPSSDPGIADMNQQGYVTSDQDKDLSSPGSDSEVEGELEAAFTCGGPVVSNMISSISETELDLTSDESSSGRSSHLTNSIEEASSPTSDQELDPDTELEQDSGIVGLKTSLLLGQRDPTKEDSLLPSPSPNPSPTIATPSLLDSPILPPESYDDGQALMGMQSVDDELACEHQADPDETLPPAQCCDDRLSRPMVLEIEPDHGLESFKRSFYLPVGPRLMPCADEYDETSEGESESESEDDLSENSDSPWLLSNLVNRMISEGSYPISCPEECFRRKASVSDTISPSSDIGDGDDFNDETQDKKADIERSQEREKEGKGYRKEMMEPEASSHLYMNNPTGDTISPLILERCANIEEETSLYANIDCDKNSTEKLSKNAGRPEDEEPNNDLMMEGRRDLDSPSLSESVISDKDEGRETEPRPTSRSSASLERITEVKNSLTLDIPTAQTNRCFSLTYSTDNDEEEDDGDSYPFMGGMRNQSYGGSDLELDSSPPIDSSVHNHPLPDHDLPLCEKDLILRQSNEDDGLAYDSMKYTLVVDENTTLELVSLRRCTSVLSDDSELSTLCDEEPLETSKVGYRHDNEGIRPELLSSSEDSSPEADLPFSKKFLNVFVNSTSRSSSTESFGLFSCTINGEERDQTHRAVYRFIPRHEDELELDVDDPLYVEEEEDDYWYRGYNMRTGEKGIFPAFYAHEVIGQSKELLSLKRNPGWIETFNVQFLGSVEVPYHQGNGILCAAMQKIAMSRKRTVHVQPPSLCELEISLQGVKLIMSLDDEYDTLDEYDRCSHFFQMKNISFCGCHPRNNCYFGFITKHPMLNRFACHVFVSQESMRPVAECVGRAFQEYYQEHLEYACPTEDIYLE, encoded by the exons ATGGCGGACAGGGCTGAGATGTTTTCTCTATCCACTTTCCATTCTCTCTCTCCGCCTGGCTGCAG GCCTTCCCATGACATCAGCCTAGAGGAGTTTGATGATGAAGATCTTTCCGAAATCACAGATGACTGTGGGATTGGACTCAACTATGATTCTGATCCTTATGAAAAG gATTCCCTCATCCTGGAGAAGAGTGACATGCACCACCCAGTCTGCTCCTTCCAGGATGACTTCCAAGAGTTTGAGATGattgatgatgaagatgaggatgaggaggatgaagaggatgaagaggaagaagttGACCCTGATGCACCCCCGTCTCCCTCTGCATCGCCTCCTCCCTCCCCTATCCTGGGCACTCTGAAGAGCAGACCCACCACATTGAATCTTACCACCGCTGTGTCGCAG GATTCGTTGAACAACAACAGCAGTCTGTCCCCAAAGAAAGGAAGTTGGCAAGACTCTTTACGTAATCCAACTTCACAAG GTCGTCTGTCTCCAACCCACTCATGCTTGGAGGATGGTAGCCATGTGACAGGCCAGTGCAGAGCCTCTCCACTTTCCCAGGCTCCAGGGTTGCAGAGCAAAGGTACTCCACCAAAACAAGCAGGGGAGGGCGGGAATCCCCAATCTCCTCATAGGCCCCTCCTCTGCGACCTGGAGGGCAACAGACGGGAAAGGCCAGAATATG GATCATTTGGCCAGCACAAGTCCAACCCATGTCCTTCAGAGTTTACTGACTCAAAGGCAGACCCAACAATCCAGACAGCCAGAGTACCCTCTGTAGACGAGCACTCCCAGTGTTCAGACACAGAGGTGGACCATGACCTCAACAGTGACCACAACCATAAACACTCAAACCGGCGTGCCACAGACACTTATACAATCACCAGTGAGTCTGGTATGGAACCAGAAAATGATCCTGACCCAGATGGTACCAGTCATTGTTTATCATCCACGGCTCCCATGGGAGGGAATGAAGGTGCTGATACACCCTTGTCTGATGAAGAGCTGGAGAAGGACTTTGAAGTGGAGTTCATGTGCAAGGAGGCCTATGACATGGTTTGCAAGGAGAATCCATCATCTTATGTTGAATTCCCTTCGATTGAGCCCTCTGAGCCCGCGTCTTTCTCCAGCTATCACTCAAGCCGCTCAGAAGCTCCAGACCAGTCCAACCATTCAGATACTCAAACAGCTTCTGCTGTGGAGCCAGAGGCTAATGATTCAACCTCCCCATCCTCAGACCCAGGGATAGCAGACATGAACCAACAGGGTTATGTGACTTCAGACCAGGACAAGGACCTTAGCTCTCCAGGTTCTGATTCTGAAGTTGAAGGGGAGCTGGAAGCAGCATTTACTTGTGGGGGTCCTGTGGTTTCCAACATGATCTCCTCTATTTCAGAAACGGAGTTGGACTTGACAAGTGATGAGAGCAGCAGTGGACGTTCGTCTCACCTTACCAACTCAATTGAAGAGGCCAGCTCACCAACATCCGACCAGGAACTAGACCCAGATACCGAGTTAGAACAGGACAGTGGAATTGTTGGCCTCAAAACATCTCTGCTCTTGGGCCAGCGTGATCCAACCAAAGAAGACTCTCTTCTACCTTCTCCTTCCCCTAATCCCTCACCTACTATTGCTACCCCCTCACTTCTTGATTCACCCATCTTACCTCCTGAGTCCTACGATGATGGTCAGGCTCTGATGGGGATGCAGAGTGTGGATGATGAGCTGGCTTGTGAGCACCAGGCCGATCCAGATGAGACGCTGCCTCCAGCCCAGTGCTGCGACGATCGTCTGTCCAGACCAATGGTGCTCGAGATAGAACCAGACCATGGCCTAGAGAGTTTCAAACGCTCCTTCTATCTGCCAGTGGGGCCCAGACTAATGCCATGTGCTGATGAGTATGATGAAACAAGTGAGGGGGAGTCCGAATCAGAGAGTGAAGATGACCTAAGTGAGAATTCAGACTCCCCATGGCTTCTTAGTAACTTAGTAAATAGGATGATCTCCGAGGGCTCATATCCAATTAGTTGCCCCGAGGAGTGCTTTAGGAGGAAGGCATCTGTGTCTGATACCATCTCCCCATCTTCAGACATTGGAGATGgagatgattttaatgacgagACCCAGGATAAGAAAGCAGATATAGAGAGGTCGCAGGAAAGGGAAAAAGAAGGCAAAGGCTACAGAAAAGAGATGATGGAGCCAGAAGCAAGTTCTCATCTCTACATGAACAATCCTACTGGTGATACTATAAGCCCACTGATTTTAGAGCGCTGTGCAAATATAGAGGAGGAAACCTCCTTGTATGCCAATATAGACTGTGATAAGAACTCCACAGAGAAGCTATCAAAGAATGCTGGGAGACCAGAGGACGAAGAACCTAATAATGACTTAATGATGGAAGGCAGAAGGGATTTAGACTCGCCCAGCCTCAGCGAGAGTGTGATAAGTGACAAGGATGAGGGGCGGGAAACGGAACCCAGGCCAACAAGTCGTTCATCTGCATCTCTTGAGCGAATCACAGAGGTCAAAAACAGTTTGACGCTCGACATACCGACCGCTCAGACCAATCGCTGCTTTAGTCTTACCTACTCTACTGAcaatgatgaagaggaggacgaTGGTGACTCTTATCCTTTCATGGGTGGCATGAGGAATCAATCGTATGGTGGTAGTGATTTAGAACTTGATAGCTCACCACCGATTGACTCCAGTGTGCACAATCATCCGTTACCTGATCATGACCTCCCACTGTGTGAGAAAGACCTGATTCTCAGGCAGTCGAATGAAGATGATGGACTGGCTTATGACTCCATGAAGTACACACTTGTGGTGGATGAGAATACAACGCTGGAACTAGTTAGCCTTCGGCG gTGCACCTCGGTTTTGAGTGATGACAGTGAGTTGTCTACCTTATGTGATGAAGAGCCATTGGAGACCAGCAAGGTGGGCTACAGGCACGACAATGAAGGAATCAGGCCAGAACTTTTGAGCTCTTCGGAGGACTCCTCTCCAGAGGCTGATCTGCCGTTTTCCAAGAAGTTCCTAAACGTGTTCGTCAACAGCACCTCCCGCTCCTCAA GCACAGAATCCTTTGGACTTTTCTCATGTACCATCAATGGAGAGGAGCGGGACCAGACACACAGAGCAGTGTACAG GTTCATTCCTAGACATGAGGATGAACTGGAGCTGGATGTGGATGATCCTTTATAtgtggaggaagaagaagatgacTATTGGTACAGAGGCTATAACATGCGGACAGGAGAAAAAGGAATCTTTCCTGCCTTCTATGCCCATGAGGTCATAGGCCAGTCCAAAGAGTTGCTGA GCCTGAAAAGGAATCCAGGGTGGATTGAGACATTCAATGTTCAGTTTTTGGGTTCTGTTGAGGTTCCTTATCACCAAGGCAATGGCATTCTCTGTGCTGCAATGCAAAAG
- the mapk8ip2 gene encoding C-Jun-amino-terminal kinase-interacting protein 2 isoform X2 produces the protein MADRAEMFSLSTFHSLSPPGCRPSHDISLEEFDDEDLSEITDDCGIGLNYDSDPYEKDSLILEKSDMHHPVCSFQDDFQEFEMIDDEDEDEEDEEDEEEEVDPDAPPSPSASPPPSPILGTLKSRPTTLNLTTAVSQDSLNNNSSLSPKKGSWQDSLRNPTSQGRLSPTHSCLEDGSHVTGQCRASPLSQAPGLQSKGSFGQHKSNPCPSEFTDSKADPTIQTARVPSVDEHSQCSDTEVDHDLNSDHNHKHSNRRATDTYTITSESGMEPENDPDPDGTSHCLSSTAPMGGNEGADTPLSDEELEKDFEVEFMCKEAYDMVCKENPSSYVEFPSIEPSEPASFSSYHSSRSEAPDQSNHSDTQTASAVEPEANDSTSPSSDPGIADMNQQGYVTSDQDKDLSSPGSDSEVEGELEAAFTCGGPVVSNMISSISETELDLTSDESSSGRSSHLTNSIEEASSPTSDQELDPDTELEQDSGIVGLKTSLLLGQRDPTKEDSLLPSPSPNPSPTIATPSLLDSPILPPESYDDGQALMGMQSVDDELACEHQADPDETLPPAQCCDDRLSRPMVLEIEPDHGLESFKRSFYLPVGPRLMPCADEYDETSEGESESESEDDLSENSDSPWLLSNLVNRMISEGSYPISCPEECFRRKASVSDTISPSSDIGDGDDFNDETQDKKADIERSQEREKEGKGYRKEMMEPEASSHLYMNNPTGDTISPLILERCANIEEETSLYANIDCDKNSTEKLSKNAGRPEDEEPNNDLMMEGRRDLDSPSLSESVISDKDEGRETEPRPTSRSSASLERITEVKNSLTLDIPTAQTNRCFSLTYSTDNDEEEDDGDSYPFMGGMRNQSYGGSDLELDSSPPIDSSVHNHPLPDHDLPLCEKDLILRQSNEDDGLAYDSMKYTLVVDENTTLELVSLRRCTSVLSDDSELSTLCDEEPLETSKVGYRHDNEGIRPELLSSSEDSSPEADLPFSKKFLNVFVNSTSRSSSTESFGLFSCTINGEERDQTHRAVYRFIPRHEDELELDVDDPLYVEEEEDDYWYRGYNMRTGEKGIFPAFYAHEVIGQSKELLSLKRNPGWIETFNVQFLGSVEVPYHQGNGILCAAMQKIAMSRKRTVHVQPPSLCELEISLQGVKLIMSLDDEYDTLDEYDRCSHFFQMKNISFCGCHPRNNCYFGFITKHPMLNRFACHVFVSQESMRPVAECVGRAFQEYYQEHLEYACPTEDIYLE, from the exons ATGGCGGACAGGGCTGAGATGTTTTCTCTATCCACTTTCCATTCTCTCTCTCCGCCTGGCTGCAG GCCTTCCCATGACATCAGCCTAGAGGAGTTTGATGATGAAGATCTTTCCGAAATCACAGATGACTGTGGGATTGGACTCAACTATGATTCTGATCCTTATGAAAAG gATTCCCTCATCCTGGAGAAGAGTGACATGCACCACCCAGTCTGCTCCTTCCAGGATGACTTCCAAGAGTTTGAGATGattgatgatgaagatgaggatgaggaggatgaagaggatgaagaggaagaagttGACCCTGATGCACCCCCGTCTCCCTCTGCATCGCCTCCTCCCTCCCCTATCCTGGGCACTCTGAAGAGCAGACCCACCACATTGAATCTTACCACCGCTGTGTCGCAG GATTCGTTGAACAACAACAGCAGTCTGTCCCCAAAGAAAGGAAGTTGGCAAGACTCTTTACGTAATCCAACTTCACAAG GTCGTCTGTCTCCAACCCACTCATGCTTGGAGGATGGTAGCCATGTGACAGGCCAGTGCAGAGCCTCTCCACTTTCCCAGGCTCCAGGGTTGCAGAGCAAAG GATCATTTGGCCAGCACAAGTCCAACCCATGTCCTTCAGAGTTTACTGACTCAAAGGCAGACCCAACAATCCAGACAGCCAGAGTACCCTCTGTAGACGAGCACTCCCAGTGTTCAGACACAGAGGTGGACCATGACCTCAACAGTGACCACAACCATAAACACTCAAACCGGCGTGCCACAGACACTTATACAATCACCAGTGAGTCTGGTATGGAACCAGAAAATGATCCTGACCCAGATGGTACCAGTCATTGTTTATCATCCACGGCTCCCATGGGAGGGAATGAAGGTGCTGATACACCCTTGTCTGATGAAGAGCTGGAGAAGGACTTTGAAGTGGAGTTCATGTGCAAGGAGGCCTATGACATGGTTTGCAAGGAGAATCCATCATCTTATGTTGAATTCCCTTCGATTGAGCCCTCTGAGCCCGCGTCTTTCTCCAGCTATCACTCAAGCCGCTCAGAAGCTCCAGACCAGTCCAACCATTCAGATACTCAAACAGCTTCTGCTGTGGAGCCAGAGGCTAATGATTCAACCTCCCCATCCTCAGACCCAGGGATAGCAGACATGAACCAACAGGGTTATGTGACTTCAGACCAGGACAAGGACCTTAGCTCTCCAGGTTCTGATTCTGAAGTTGAAGGGGAGCTGGAAGCAGCATTTACTTGTGGGGGTCCTGTGGTTTCCAACATGATCTCCTCTATTTCAGAAACGGAGTTGGACTTGACAAGTGATGAGAGCAGCAGTGGACGTTCGTCTCACCTTACCAACTCAATTGAAGAGGCCAGCTCACCAACATCCGACCAGGAACTAGACCCAGATACCGAGTTAGAACAGGACAGTGGAATTGTTGGCCTCAAAACATCTCTGCTCTTGGGCCAGCGTGATCCAACCAAAGAAGACTCTCTTCTACCTTCTCCTTCCCCTAATCCCTCACCTACTATTGCTACCCCCTCACTTCTTGATTCACCCATCTTACCTCCTGAGTCCTACGATGATGGTCAGGCTCTGATGGGGATGCAGAGTGTGGATGATGAGCTGGCTTGTGAGCACCAGGCCGATCCAGATGAGACGCTGCCTCCAGCCCAGTGCTGCGACGATCGTCTGTCCAGACCAATGGTGCTCGAGATAGAACCAGACCATGGCCTAGAGAGTTTCAAACGCTCCTTCTATCTGCCAGTGGGGCCCAGACTAATGCCATGTGCTGATGAGTATGATGAAACAAGTGAGGGGGAGTCCGAATCAGAGAGTGAAGATGACCTAAGTGAGAATTCAGACTCCCCATGGCTTCTTAGTAACTTAGTAAATAGGATGATCTCCGAGGGCTCATATCCAATTAGTTGCCCCGAGGAGTGCTTTAGGAGGAAGGCATCTGTGTCTGATACCATCTCCCCATCTTCAGACATTGGAGATGgagatgattttaatgacgagACCCAGGATAAGAAAGCAGATATAGAGAGGTCGCAGGAAAGGGAAAAAGAAGGCAAAGGCTACAGAAAAGAGATGATGGAGCCAGAAGCAAGTTCTCATCTCTACATGAACAATCCTACTGGTGATACTATAAGCCCACTGATTTTAGAGCGCTGTGCAAATATAGAGGAGGAAACCTCCTTGTATGCCAATATAGACTGTGATAAGAACTCCACAGAGAAGCTATCAAAGAATGCTGGGAGACCAGAGGACGAAGAACCTAATAATGACTTAATGATGGAAGGCAGAAGGGATTTAGACTCGCCCAGCCTCAGCGAGAGTGTGATAAGTGACAAGGATGAGGGGCGGGAAACGGAACCCAGGCCAACAAGTCGTTCATCTGCATCTCTTGAGCGAATCACAGAGGTCAAAAACAGTTTGACGCTCGACATACCGACCGCTCAGACCAATCGCTGCTTTAGTCTTACCTACTCTACTGAcaatgatgaagaggaggacgaTGGTGACTCTTATCCTTTCATGGGTGGCATGAGGAATCAATCGTATGGTGGTAGTGATTTAGAACTTGATAGCTCACCACCGATTGACTCCAGTGTGCACAATCATCCGTTACCTGATCATGACCTCCCACTGTGTGAGAAAGACCTGATTCTCAGGCAGTCGAATGAAGATGATGGACTGGCTTATGACTCCATGAAGTACACACTTGTGGTGGATGAGAATACAACGCTGGAACTAGTTAGCCTTCGGCG gTGCACCTCGGTTTTGAGTGATGACAGTGAGTTGTCTACCTTATGTGATGAAGAGCCATTGGAGACCAGCAAGGTGGGCTACAGGCACGACAATGAAGGAATCAGGCCAGAACTTTTGAGCTCTTCGGAGGACTCCTCTCCAGAGGCTGATCTGCCGTTTTCCAAGAAGTTCCTAAACGTGTTCGTCAACAGCACCTCCCGCTCCTCAA GCACAGAATCCTTTGGACTTTTCTCATGTACCATCAATGGAGAGGAGCGGGACCAGACACACAGAGCAGTGTACAG GTTCATTCCTAGACATGAGGATGAACTGGAGCTGGATGTGGATGATCCTTTATAtgtggaggaagaagaagatgacTATTGGTACAGAGGCTATAACATGCGGACAGGAGAAAAAGGAATCTTTCCTGCCTTCTATGCCCATGAGGTCATAGGCCAGTCCAAAGAGTTGCTGA GCCTGAAAAGGAATCCAGGGTGGATTGAGACATTCAATGTTCAGTTTTTGGGTTCTGTTGAGGTTCCTTATCACCAAGGCAATGGCATTCTCTGTGCTGCAATGCAAAAG